ACTGGAACCATTTTAACGCaacatttgcttttcatttagAGAGAAGCTGGTTTCTGTGACTTTTGAAGATCTCTCACTGGGAGGATGGACCCCTTGTCTATGTTGTGGTTGCTCTTGACTGCCTGCGGGCTAGACCTGTCTCACGCTGTGAACCCCTTTGCGGTGCAACAGATCCCGCCTGACCCTTGCTATGACGAAAAAGGGGCACCCCGCCGCTGCATCCCAGAGTTTGTCAACGCcgcctttgggaaggaggtccATGCATCCAGCACATGCGGGAAGCCAGCGACCCGCCACTGTGACTCTTCAGACCCCCGGAAAGCTCACCCAGCATCCTACCTCACAGACCTCAACACTGCTGCAAATATGACCTGCTGGCGCTCAGAGACCTTGCACCATTCGCCCCAGAACATCACCCTCACCCTCTCCCTGGGCAAGAAGTTTGAGGTGATCTACGTGAGTCTGCAGTTCTGCTCTCCCCGTCCAGAGTCAGCTGCTGTTTTCAAGTCCATGGATTACGGCAAAACATGGGTGCCTTATCAGTACTACTCTTCGCAGTGCCGGAAGATCTACGGCAAGCCCAACAAAGCCACCGTCACCAAACAAAACGAGCAGGAGGCTCTGTGCACCGATGGGCACACAGACCTCTACCCCTTGACAGGAGGGCTCATTGCCTTCAGCACTCTGGATGGGCGCCCGTCAGCCCAAGATTTTGACAACAGCCCCGTCCTTCAGGACTGGGTGACGGCCACTGACATCCGGGTCATTTTCAGCCGCCCCCATTTGTTCCGGGAACTAGGGGGCCGGGACCACGAGGACGAGGATGGCGGGGCTAGCTCTTCTTCGTACTACTATGCCGTGGGCGAGTTTCAGGTCGGGGGGCGCTGCAAGTGCAATGGGCATGCCTCACGCTGCATGAAGGACAAAGAAGGCAAGCTGGTGTGTGACTGCAAGCACAACACGGAGGGCCCTGAGTGCGACCGCTGCAAACCATTCCATTACGACCGTCCGTGGCAAAGGGCCACTGCCAGGGAGGCTAACGAGTGCCTAGGTAAGAGAATTTCCTATCTTTCTGTGTCCCATCGCCTCCTATGACCTGGTGCTGTACATTGCTATCTGGTTTAGAATGGTTGCAGCCTCTGGTTCATTgtggagggaaaccaaaatggcagCATTGACCAAATGGCAGCAATCAAAGTTCAATACAGTGCCCTGGGGGCTGGAGAGCAGCAGGGCAGgcagtaggtaggtaggtgggtgggtgggtaagtgACAGGGCAGTGCTGacactccatttaccttccttgCCACCTGAATGAAATTAGACCAGGATCTGCATGGGAATCAGGCCCTTGGACCCCAGGTTGCCCAGCTGAGTCTTACATATTCTGATGTCACTGAACCTCTGTCCAGACTGCTAAGTACTAAGGAGGACTGAACTGCAGAATCAACAGCAGAAAACTCTGGTGGCATGAAACTGTACTAAGTATTGCCTGCACCTCTGTCAGCTCTCAAATGACCCTGTTTGTACAAATCAATAAAGGGGTTCAGCAGAAAGCAGCTCAGGAAACTGCAGGAAACTCAACCTCAATGCAGGGAAGGCCGAGGAGTGTGATAAATTTCAGCAGAGACCTGGCCCAAAGTCTCTCAAAGTCATTGGTGCTTCCCTCTAATGCCCCTCCTAGCTAGTTCAACAAACACTTTGGGGAGATTTCCCCCTTCAGCATCCCTGTCGGTGTCAACCCTTTGGCAGATGGGACTGAAAAGGCAAACAAGAGGTGAAAAAAGGAATGCAGGCGTAGGGCTttggggaggagagaagcagTGTCCCTTTAAGACACCCCTGACGGGTCCGGCGGCACAAAGGCGGCTTAGCGGAGCTGCCGTGTGAAAGTTTTTCCTGTCGGCTCCATCTCctatttctccctttcctcctgcagGCTTTGTGCCTTCTGTGAAAGAGACCCTCTATCACACGCCTCCGAAAG
The sequence above is drawn from the Lacerta agilis isolate rLacAgi1 chromosome 13, rLacAgi1.pri, whole genome shotgun sequence genome and encodes:
- the NTN3 gene encoding netrin-3; translated protein: MDPLSMLWLLLTACGLDLSHAVNPFAVQQIPPDPCYDEKGAPRRCIPEFVNAAFGKEVHASSTCGKPATRHCDSSDPRKAHPASYLTDLNTAANMTCWRSETLHHSPQNITLTLSLGKKFEVIYVSLQFCSPRPESAAVFKSMDYGKTWVPYQYYSSQCRKIYGKPNKATVTKQNEQEALCTDGHTDLYPLTGGLIAFSTLDGRPSAQDFDNSPVLQDWVTATDIRVIFSRPHLFRELGGRDHEDEDGGASSSSYYYAVGEFQVGGRCKCNGHASRCMKDKEGKLVCDCKHNTEGPECDRCKPFHYDRPWQRATAREANECLACNCNLHARRCRFNMELYKLSGRKSGGVCLNCRHNTAGRHCHYCKEGFYRDMSKSITDRKACKACDCHPVGAAGKTCNQTTGQCPCKDGVTGLTCNRCAKGYQQSRSPVAPCIKIPAVNPTSVVTSTEEPADCDSYCKPAKGNYKINMKKYCKKDYVVQVNVLDMETVANWAKFTVNILSVYKCRDERVKRGDNFLWIHMKDLACKCPKIQISRKYLVMGISENPTDRPGLMADKNSLVIQWRDAWTRRLRKLQRREKKGKCLKP